The following are encoded together in the Nocardioides thalensis genome:
- the hisI gene encoding phosphoribosyl-AMP cyclohydrolase, whose protein sequence is MSTLDPTIAERLRRNPDGLLPAIVQQHDTGEVLMLAWMDDEALHRTLTTGRGTYWSRSRQEYWVKGETSGNPQHVKEVRLDCDGDTLLVKVDQEGVACHTGDRTCFDSGLIGA, encoded by the coding sequence GTGAGCACCCTCGACCCGACGATCGCCGAGCGCCTCAGGCGCAACCCCGACGGGCTGCTGCCCGCGATCGTCCAGCAGCATGACACCGGCGAGGTGCTGATGCTGGCGTGGATGGACGACGAGGCGCTGCACCGCACGCTGACCACCGGCCGGGGGACCTACTGGAGCCGCTCCCGGCAGGAGTACTGGGTCAAGGGCGAGACCTCGGGCAACCCCCAGCACGTCAAGGAGGTCCGCCTCGACTGCGACGGCGACACCCTGCTGGTCAAGGTCGACCAGGAGGGCGTGGCGTGCCACACGGGTGACCGCACCTGCTTCGACAGCGGGCTGATCGGTGCCTGA
- a CDS encoding Trp biosynthesis-associated membrane protein — MPDAATPTPDTDPRRRTFAPVVLVGLAASVLTAIAGHRAMLRIPESALEDIGMASYGGTDAAASEFPLAGALGLVALACWGVLLVTRGRLRRLVAVLATLSAAGVVAVAVVGGFLQADDYISDATRQLGYIGLSGDLGAVRTGWFWAALFGSAVATAAGAAAVRLAPAWPEMGSRYDAPAAGGAATATVAPAEELSSTELWKSLDEGDDPTA; from the coding sequence GTGCCTGACGCAGCCACGCCCACCCCCGACACCGACCCGCGGCGCCGTACGTTCGCGCCCGTGGTGCTGGTCGGCCTCGCCGCGAGCGTGCTGACGGCGATCGCGGGCCACCGGGCGATGCTCCGCATCCCCGAGTCCGCCCTCGAGGACATCGGCATGGCGTCCTACGGCGGCACCGACGCCGCGGCGTCGGAGTTCCCGCTCGCGGGCGCGCTGGGTCTCGTCGCGCTTGCCTGCTGGGGCGTGCTCCTCGTCACCCGCGGGCGGCTCCGCCGCCTGGTGGCGGTCCTCGCGACCCTGAGCGCGGCCGGCGTCGTCGCGGTGGCCGTGGTGGGCGGCTTCCTCCAGGCTGACGACTACATCAGCGACGCGACCCGCCAGCTCGGCTACATCGGGCTCAGCGGCGACCTCGGCGCGGTCCGCACCGGGTGGTTCTGGGCCGCCCTGTTCGGCAGCGCGGTCGCCACGGCCGCAGGCGCGGCCGCCGTACGCCTGGCTCCGGCGTGGCCCGAGATGGGCAGCCGGTACGACGCACCCGCCGCCGGTGGTGCCGCGACAGCGACCGTCGCGCCCGCCGAGGAGCTCTCCAGCACCGAGCTGTGGAAGTCGCTCGACGAGGGCGACGATCCGACGGCGTGA
- a CDS encoding HGxxPAAW family protein: MSDNHGNTPAAWTAVFVALVGFVVGGVGLMLSPVSMPIFWVGVVIVVAAGVVFVAMDKMGLHTSDH; encoded by the coding sequence ATGTCCGACAACCACGGCAACACCCCTGCGGCCTGGACCGCCGTCTTCGTCGCGCTGGTCGGGTTCGTCGTCGGCGGCGTCGGGCTGATGCTGTCGCCGGTGAGCATGCCGATCTTTTGGGTCGGCGTCGTCATCGTCGTCGCCGCGGGTGTCGTCTTCGTCGCGATGGACAAGATGGGTCTGCACACCTCAGACCACTGA
- a CDS encoding DUF2752 domain-containing protein has product MAATAQVESVARDSRARRLLGPALVAGGISAATVALHFRDPHAEGSWGICPTAAMGLACPGCGGLRAVNDLTNLQLVDAASSNLLFVASIPLLFYVFYRWTSGRWSGRPWEPSERAMKYSAVAVIGLMAVFTLLRNLPGSWLAP; this is encoded by the coding sequence ATGGCCGCCACCGCGCAGGTTGAGAGCGTCGCCCGCGACAGCCGCGCGCGCCGGCTGCTCGGGCCGGCCCTGGTGGCGGGCGGCATCTCGGCGGCCACGGTCGCGCTGCACTTCCGCGACCCGCACGCGGAGGGCTCCTGGGGCATCTGCCCGACCGCCGCGATGGGCCTCGCCTGCCCCGGTTGCGGCGGCCTGCGCGCGGTCAACGACCTCACCAACCTCCAGCTGGTCGACGCGGCGTCGAGCAACCTGCTTTTCGTCGCCTCGATCCCGCTGTTGTTCTACGTCTTCTACCGCTGGACCAGCGGCCGGTGGTCCGGACGACCGTGGGAGCCGTCCGAGCGCGCGATGAAGTACTCGGCGGTCGCGGTCATCGGGCTCATGGCCGTCTTCACGCTGCTGCGCAACCTGCCCGGCTCCTGGCTCGCCCCCTGA
- a CDS encoding DUF4190 domain-containing protein, with amino-acid sequence MSYNAPPPPGGYGAPQPAYGGAPMEHPQGTTILILGILSIVCCGIFTGIPAIIMGRKASNDGQAYSNAGVIKAGYICGIIGTVLSVLGIVFYIIMFAIAGSVSLSTS; translated from the coding sequence GTGAGCTACAACGCGCCCCCGCCTCCGGGCGGCTACGGAGCACCCCAGCCCGCATACGGCGGCGCCCCGATGGAGCACCCGCAGGGCACGACCATCCTGATCCTCGGGATCCTCAGCATCGTCTGCTGCGGAATCTTCACCGGCATCCCCGCGATCATCATGGGCAGGAAGGCGTCGAACGACGGCCAGGCCTACAGCAACGCGGGCGTGATCAAGGCCGGCTACATCTGCGGCATCATCGGCACGGTGCTGTCCGTGCTCGGCATCGTGTTCTACATCATCATGTTCGCGATCGCAGGCAGCGTGTCGCTCAGCACCAGCTGA
- the trpC gene encoding indole-3-glycerol phosphate synthase TrpC: MTAGSVLDEIVAGVREDLAARQSAVSEADLRAALADVDPPRDPMPHFRAPGSSVIAEVKRKSPSKGALADIPDPAALAQEYAAGGAHAISVLTEQRRFGGSLDDLRAVRAAVDVPILRKDFMVESYQLLEARAAGADLVLLIVASLDDETLRRLHDEARELGLTVLVEVHDEEETERAVFLGAELIGVNARNLKTLEVDPDVFARLEPLVPDDRVLVAESGISGRSDVERYVAEGARVVLVGEALVKDGAPREAVRSMTGVHGDLAL, from the coding sequence ATGACTGCGGGCTCAGTGCTCGACGAGATCGTCGCCGGCGTCCGCGAGGACCTCGCGGCCCGTCAGTCGGCGGTCAGCGAGGCCGACCTGCGCGCCGCGCTCGCCGACGTCGACCCGCCGCGCGACCCGATGCCGCACTTCCGCGCGCCGGGCTCGAGCGTGATCGCGGAGGTCAAGCGCAAGAGCCCCAGCAAGGGCGCGCTGGCCGACATCCCCGACCCCGCCGCGCTCGCGCAGGAGTACGCCGCCGGCGGCGCCCACGCGATCTCCGTGCTCACCGAGCAGCGGCGCTTCGGCGGCAGCCTCGACGACCTGCGCGCCGTGCGGGCCGCGGTCGACGTACCGATCCTGCGCAAGGACTTCATGGTCGAGAGCTACCAGCTGCTGGAGGCCCGGGCTGCCGGCGCCGACCTGGTGCTCCTCATCGTGGCGTCGCTCGACGACGAGACCCTCCGCCGACTCCACGACGAGGCGCGCGAGCTCGGGCTCACCGTGCTGGTCGAGGTGCACGACGAGGAGGAGACCGAGCGTGCGGTGTTCCTCGGCGCCGAGCTGATCGGCGTCAACGCCCGCAACCTCAAGACACTCGAGGTCGATCCCGACGTCTTCGCCCGGCTGGAGCCGCTGGTCCCCGACGACCGGGTGCTGGTGGCCGAGTCCGGGATCTCCGGCCGCTCCGACGTGGAGCGCTACGTCGCCGAGGGGGCCCGGGTGGTGCTCGTCGGCGAGGCGTTGGTGAAGGACGGCGCGCCGCGGGAGGCGGTGCGCAGCATGACAGGAGTTCATGGTGACCTCGCGCTTTGA